In Candidatus Nitronauta litoralis, one DNA window encodes the following:
- a CDS encoding ion transporter: protein MLRKRVFEILEVSEGDRVSRGFDIFILTLIVLNIFALILETVEPIYRLSPVFFKTFEWVSMVIFSVEYVLRIWVSVENPETEGSIKSRFKYMTSFYGLVDLLAILPFYLPFIGGDFRFVRAVRLFRLFRILKLARYSFALSGLKRVLHRKMEELICVGFLLALLLVIASSSMYFLEHEVQPGAFSSIPATMWWGVVTLTTVGYGDVYPITFMGKILGAMIAILGIGLFALPAGLIGGAYLEELEERRNKKKMAAKTGGPRSGVDRETGIKQWMFDVQLQGASWKNSVEVIRKFLGQNFIEAQIDSSVGDGKSFQCWQTSDHLITISKMKGDENLFFLDWRTRNPDWNFNFCRDNLLDLLNVVDYAETLMSRGALK, encoded by the coding sequence ATGTTGAGAAAACGTGTGTTTGAGATCCTGGAGGTTTCCGAGGGCGACCGGGTGAGTCGTGGTTTCGATATCTTTATCCTTACGTTGATCGTCCTCAATATATTCGCTTTGATTCTGGAAACAGTGGAACCGATCTACAGGTTGAGCCCGGTATTTTTCAAAACGTTTGAATGGGTATCGATGGTCATATTTTCCGTCGAGTATGTTTTGAGGATCTGGGTTTCGGTTGAAAACCCTGAAACTGAAGGCTCGATTAAAAGCAGGTTCAAATACATGACGTCGTTCTACGGCCTGGTGGACCTGCTGGCGATCCTTCCCTTTTATTTGCCTTTTATAGGCGGAGATTTCCGGTTTGTCCGGGCGGTTCGTTTGTTCCGTTTATTTAGGATATTAAAACTGGCGCGTTACTCTTTTGCCTTGTCAGGTTTGAAGCGGGTCCTCCATAGAAAAATGGAGGAACTGATTTGTGTCGGTTTTCTCCTGGCGTTGCTGTTGGTGATTGCCTCTTCATCCATGTACTTTCTTGAGCACGAAGTACAGCCGGGAGCCTTCTCCAGCATTCCCGCTACCATGTGGTGGGGTGTGGTGACACTCACTACGGTAGGTTACGGAGATGTTTACCCGATAACTTTCATGGGGAAAATCCTTGGAGCCATGATCGCTATTCTGGGAATTGGATTGTTCGCTTTGCCGGCCGGGTTGATTGGTGGTGCGTATCTGGAGGAACTGGAAGAACGAAGAAACAAAAAAAAGATGGCGGCAAAAACCGGAGGTCCCCGGTCTGGGGTCGATAGGGAAACCGGGATCAAGCAATGGATGTTTGATGTCCAGTTGCAAGGTGCATCATGGAAAAACTCTGTCGAGGTTATCCGGAAGTTTTTAGGGCAAAACTTTATCGAGGCTCAGATTGATAGTTCAGTGGGAGATGGGAAGAGTTTCCAATGTTGGCAGACATCCGACCATTTAATCACTATTTCGAAAATGAAAGGCGATGAAAATTTATTCTTTCTGGATTGGCGCACCCGAAACCCGGACTGGAATTTTAATTTTTGCAGGGATAATTTGTTAGATCTATTGAATGTAGTCGATTACGCAGAAACTCTGATGTCTCGTGGTGCGTTAAAATGA
- a CDS encoding DUF4041 domain-containing protein, which yields MSNGLQITILVLIPSVFLVIYFGRKIISRLKNEVEETSRALREKSKLATHLQIKYKNIINMDQEVLKRKKLAIQYNKRILELKEDFEKKKDVYQKLQRTILEIEDNIEMNSFGLYKPHYDFETSEEYKIEMSNIRTKQKEMIKDGVAISCSTEWTLEGSKKEGAKMTKRNMKLMIRAFNNECDSAVLKVKWNNASQLENRIIKSYEIINELGKPNKITIQDKYLKLKLAELRLTRELQQKIFDEKEEQKRIKAEMREEQKAIREFENMQKKAEKEEAQYQDALDKARAELQTAHGEEAKIFEEKIKRLEEQLNEAHSNKERAISRAQQTKSGHVYVISNLGSFGNEVFKIGMTRRLDPLDRVKELGDASVPFSFDIHAMIFSENAPKLEADLHREFDEKRVNKVNFRKEFFNITLKEIEQKVKNLHGEIEFTKLAEAREYRETINLLQVSKK from the coding sequence ATGAGCAATGGTCTTCAAATCACTATTTTAGTTCTTATTCCATCCGTTTTTTTAGTTATTTATTTTGGAAGAAAAATAATTTCGCGCCTAAAAAATGAGGTGGAAGAAACTTCTCGTGCACTCAGAGAAAAGTCCAAGTTAGCAACCCACCTTCAAATTAAATACAAGAATATTATTAATATGGACCAAGAAGTTCTGAAAAGAAAAAAACTGGCTATCCAATACAACAAAAGAATTCTAGAACTTAAAGAGGATTTTGAAAAAAAGAAAGACGTCTATCAAAAGCTTCAAAGAACCATTCTAGAGATTGAAGACAATATTGAAATGAATAGCTTCGGTCTATACAAACCCCATTATGACTTTGAAACATCTGAAGAATATAAAATTGAAATGTCAAATATCAGGACAAAACAAAAGGAAATGATCAAAGACGGAGTTGCTATTTCCTGCTCAACAGAATGGACCCTAGAAGGAAGTAAAAAAGAAGGGGCCAAAATGACTAAAAGGAATATGAAGTTGATGATTAGGGCCTTTAATAATGAATGTGACTCGGCAGTTTTAAAAGTCAAATGGAACAATGCCTCCCAACTGGAAAACAGGATTATTAAATCATACGAAATAATAAATGAACTTGGAAAACCCAACAAAATCACAATCCAAGACAAGTACCTAAAATTAAAGCTTGCCGAGCTAAGGCTAACCCGGGAACTTCAACAAAAGATATTTGATGAGAAGGAAGAACAAAAACGGATAAAAGCCGAAATGAGAGAGGAGCAGAAAGCAATTCGGGAATTTGAAAACATGCAAAAAAAAGCAGAAAAAGAAGAAGCCCAATACCAAGATGCTTTGGATAAAGCGCGTGCCGAACTGCAGACAGCACATGGGGAGGAAGCGAAAATTTTCGAAGAAAAAATAAAACGGCTTGAGGAACAACTAAATGAAGCTCACTCTAATAAGGAACGTGCAATTTCAAGGGCTCAACAAACTAAAAGCGGCCATGTCTATGTCATCTCTAATTTAGGGTCCTTTGGAAACGAAGTCTTTAAAATAGGCATGACACGAAGACTAGACCCACTGGACCGTGTGAAAGAGTTGGGAGACGCATCGGTACCTTTTTCTTTTGATATTCACGCTATGATATTTTCAGAAAATGCTCCAAAACTTGAAGCCGACTTACATCGCGAATTTGACGAAAAACGCGTAAATAAAGTTAACTTTAGAAAAGAATTTTTTAATATCACATTAAAGGAAATTGAGCAAAAAGTGAAAAACTTACATGGAGAAATTGAATTCACCAAACTTGCAGAAGCGAGAGAATATCGAGAAACGATAAATCTACTACAAGTTTCAAAAAAATAG
- a CDS encoding ribonuclease Z, with amino-acid sequence MGSGTAYPSLERNSAGVLIQYEGTNSVVDFGYGNVRQLLRLGLTYHDIDRIFFTHNHPDHMCDLIYFLFSTRYPPEARTRDLEIIAAPGFRTFFDGLMKAFGTWLVPDTYNINIIEQDEETCLYDGLKVTSRRVNHIELSRGYRFEGKSGHSVAISGDTDYCDGIVELGRQADVLILECSTPDDTKVKGHLSPTPAARIAHEAGCKTLCLTHFYPPMEKIDPKPVISEKFKGNLVLADDLMEFFFS; translated from the coding sequence CTGGGGTCAGGCACTGCCTACCCGAGTCTTGAACGTAATTCGGCTGGTGTTCTCATACAGTACGAGGGAACAAACTCAGTGGTCGATTTTGGTTATGGCAATGTGCGGCAGCTGCTGCGACTGGGCCTGACCTACCACGATATTGACCGGATATTCTTCACGCATAACCACCCCGATCATATGTGTGATCTGATTTATTTCCTGTTCAGTACACGTTATCCCCCAGAGGCAAGAACCCGGGATCTGGAAATTATTGCTGCACCCGGTTTCCGCACCTTCTTCGACGGCCTGATGAAGGCATTTGGAACCTGGCTCGTACCGGATACCTACAACATCAACATTATCGAGCAGGATGAGGAAACCTGCCTATATGATGGATTAAAAGTGACCTCACGCCGGGTAAACCATATTGAGCTCAGCCGGGGTTACCGGTTTGAAGGTAAGTCAGGGCATTCGGTCGCTATATCCGGGGATACTGATTATTGTGACGGAATCGTAGAGCTTGGACGGCAGGCGGATGTCCTGATTCTGGAATGCAGTACCCCTGACGACACCAAAGTAAAGGGACATTTGTCTCCAACCCCGGCCGCCAGGATTGCCCACGAGGCTGGATGCAAGACCCTTTGTCTCACTCATTTCTACCCTCCGATGGAAAAAATCGACCCAAAACCGGTGATTTCGGAAAAATTTAAGGGGAATCTGGTATTGGCAGACGATTTGATGGAATTTTTCTTTTCATAA